A stretch of Amycolatopsis balhimycina FH 1894 DNA encodes these proteins:
- a CDS encoding putative T7SS-secreted protein, with protein sequence MSAREFPALGFDPAPGELDGITDLAGKYRAVSTGLTEADDSLREIVRKQGIWQGEASEAFAQRIGPLPQYLEGAARSMGEAADALEGWSRDLGELQKRAAELEARAEAAAKAAEQARANPDLALANRAFPDQQSLQIAQRLLDNAGQQLQTAIDGCQNIQDAAKQLQQEHKEAAGRVAEALRKAKELAPDEPDVLDKLTDAVGGALGDLANNLADGVDEAVNFVQDHAELISKVSDVSGDVGNVLGVVSELFPDPAKEVVGGVAVGFSLAATTGHVVAGLAGADVAPETVAIDLAGAVTTIAGLGLPGDAGIAAKAIGLGLVGAQFQTDAATEVAGLNFEGPIDDFKNYWLPKDVNQAAAAVFAPAGVAYWNAAEAGLQADNAPQRARARAEDEVWN encoded by the coding sequence ATGAGCGCCCGCGAGTTCCCGGCCCTGGGCTTCGACCCCGCGCCGGGTGAGCTGGACGGCATCACCGACCTGGCCGGCAAGTACCGGGCGGTGAGCACCGGCCTGACCGAGGCCGACGATTCGCTCCGGGAGATCGTCCGGAAGCAGGGCATCTGGCAGGGCGAGGCGAGCGAGGCCTTCGCGCAGCGCATCGGCCCGCTGCCGCAGTACCTCGAAGGTGCGGCCCGGTCGATGGGCGAGGCCGCGGACGCGCTCGAAGGCTGGTCCCGCGACCTCGGCGAACTGCAGAAACGCGCGGCGGAGCTGGAGGCCCGCGCCGAGGCGGCGGCCAAGGCGGCCGAGCAGGCACGCGCGAACCCGGACTTGGCCCTGGCCAACCGCGCGTTCCCGGACCAGCAGTCCCTGCAGATCGCGCAGCGGCTCCTCGACAACGCGGGTCAACAGCTCCAGACGGCGATCGACGGCTGCCAGAACATCCAAGACGCGGCGAAGCAGCTCCAGCAGGAGCACAAGGAGGCGGCGGGCCGGGTCGCGGAGGCGCTGCGGAAGGCGAAGGAGCTGGCTCCGGACGAGCCGGACGTCCTCGACAAGCTCACCGACGCCGTCGGCGGGGCACTCGGCGACCTGGCGAACAACCTCGCCGACGGCGTGGACGAAGCTGTGAACTTCGTTCAGGACCACGCGGAGCTGATCTCGAAGGTCTCGGATGTGAGCGGTGACGTCGGCAACGTCCTCGGTGTGGTCAGCGAGTTGTTTCCTGACCCCGCCAAGGAGGTCGTCGGAGGGGTCGCGGTGGGATTCAGCTTGGCCGCGACGACGGGCCACGTTGTCGCGGGTCTCGCTGGGGCGGACGTCGCGCCCGAGACAGTCGCGATCGATTTGGCCGGCGCGGTGACCACCATCGCAGGCCTCGGTCTTCCGGGGGATGCCGGGATCGCGGCGAAGGCCATCGGCCTGGGCCTCGTGGGAGCCCAGTTCCAGACCGATGCCGCCACCGAGGTGGCGGGGTTGAACTTCGAGGGACCCATCGACGACTTCAAGAATTACTGGCTGCCGAAGGACGTGAACCAGGCCGCTGCTGCCGTCTTCGCACCGGCAGGTGTGGCGTATTGGAACGCCGCCGAGGCGGGGCTACAGGCCGACAACGCGCCTCAGCGGGCCCGCGCGCGAGCGGAAGACGAGGTGTGGAACTGA
- a CDS encoding FtsK/SpoIIIE domain-containing protein has translation MANKSAEQRNRVETALDRVRHQIGLVLGAAAGARQAAEADLAKLQLEQEIVKTGMNHASAEQQNEWSRHAAAHEVFGALGSVRSAFYTDWSQGPATLRELVAHNAPGPAGLPPGDWLGTVGNNPGLTSPGLWRVGSATAAGGDATRTFDVAVPLLDESHLAITSAPKTRPAIDGIVQNLLVRVLSTFEPGAVRVHLWDIGQLTAILPDLYPLSHTSALSLYDPGRLEDLLDELAGHIRRIHASCMSAGFTSLREMRKKNEQRGEPYRIVVLYGNGETLEPERARDLKRVASGALAAGICLIMVDVPTAVSAPVETLSLVDDRHAISSMSGTDLVVDLDHAMPSAQVIRAVDTISKALIARQGGPRSFDDLLPAELGHESSARELRAPVGFFEGEPVEVVIGDPSPHVLIGGPSGSGKTNFLYALLGSLAARYTPDELALYLLDFKEGVSFAGLAPGRKDASWLPHARLVGVNVNTDREFGLALLRFLADELRRRSAAAKEHEVTNLADLREADPSGHWPRIVAVIDEFQYLFAGRDQVTATATQLLEDIARRGRSQGIHLVLASQDVAGIEAFWGKPAVFEQCTLRIAMPKARRVLAETNNAAVSAPKWHAVINHDSGVAHGNQLAHIPDASSKNVFVRLQHRLWEEYAGRFPRPRLFDGAHQPVLERFPAYLDLKPNSKPRALLGQSIDVTETACGVDLPRAPGRNVAVLGSATAEALSIMDSSARSLSRQYEPGEAEFVLSCPIESCADAAMELALRLRDDGHAATLVEDLSGVLESMTGSMSSGAKILLLYGVDAALPVLETKAVGQLKSGLDHLRVLLKQGPGHGIHTIGWWRSIARLKDTLGFGGTDDIGTWAALDVQGNELSPFAAGQVVHWSPRPGRALFFDRTTHGAPEVIIPFQRPENAL, from the coding sequence ATGGCCAACAAGTCAGCCGAGCAACGCAACCGCGTCGAAACCGCCCTCGACCGGGTCCGTCATCAGATCGGACTGGTGCTGGGGGCGGCGGCCGGTGCGCGCCAAGCCGCGGAGGCCGACCTCGCCAAACTCCAGCTGGAGCAGGAGATCGTCAAGACCGGCATGAACCACGCCAGTGCCGAGCAGCAGAACGAGTGGTCCCGCCACGCCGCCGCGCACGAAGTGTTCGGCGCCCTCGGCAGTGTGCGAAGCGCTTTCTACACCGACTGGAGCCAAGGGCCCGCGACACTGCGGGAACTGGTCGCGCACAACGCACCCGGCCCGGCCGGGCTGCCACCGGGCGACTGGCTCGGCACGGTCGGGAACAACCCCGGGCTGACGTCGCCCGGACTGTGGCGCGTCGGTTCCGCCACGGCCGCCGGCGGCGACGCCACCCGCACGTTCGATGTCGCCGTCCCGTTGCTCGACGAGTCGCACCTGGCGATCACGTCGGCGCCGAAGACGCGGCCCGCGATCGACGGCATCGTGCAGAACCTGCTGGTCCGCGTGCTCTCGACGTTCGAGCCCGGCGCGGTGCGCGTGCACCTGTGGGACATCGGGCAGCTGACCGCGATCCTGCCCGACCTCTACCCACTCAGCCACACCAGCGCGCTCTCGCTGTACGACCCGGGACGGCTGGAGGACCTCCTCGACGAGCTGGCCGGGCACATCCGCCGCATCCACGCCAGCTGCATGTCCGCCGGATTCACGTCGCTGCGGGAAATGCGGAAGAAGAACGAGCAGCGGGGCGAGCCGTACCGCATCGTCGTGCTCTACGGCAACGGCGAGACCCTCGAACCCGAACGCGCCCGCGACCTCAAGCGCGTCGCGAGCGGTGCGCTGGCCGCCGGCATCTGCCTGATCATGGTCGACGTGCCGACCGCGGTGAGCGCGCCGGTCGAAACGCTGAGCCTGGTCGACGACCGGCACGCGATCAGCAGCATGTCCGGTACCGACCTGGTCGTCGACCTCGATCACGCCATGCCGTCCGCGCAGGTGATCCGCGCCGTCGACACGATCTCCAAGGCGCTGATCGCCAGGCAGGGCGGGCCGCGGTCGTTCGACGACCTCCTGCCGGCCGAGCTGGGGCACGAAAGTTCGGCGCGCGAACTGCGGGCCCCGGTCGGGTTCTTCGAAGGCGAACCGGTCGAGGTCGTGATCGGCGACCCGAGCCCGCACGTCCTGATCGGCGGCCCGTCCGGTTCGGGCAAGACGAACTTCCTGTACGCGCTGCTCGGCAGCCTGGCGGCGCGGTACACACCGGACGAGCTGGCGCTGTACCTGCTGGACTTCAAGGAAGGCGTCTCCTTCGCCGGGCTCGCGCCGGGCCGGAAGGACGCGAGCTGGCTGCCGCACGCGCGGCTCGTCGGCGTCAACGTCAACACCGACCGCGAGTTCGGCCTGGCGCTGCTGCGGTTCCTGGCCGACGAGCTGCGCCGCCGGTCGGCGGCCGCGAAGGAGCACGAGGTCACGAACCTCGCCGACCTCCGCGAAGCCGACCCGTCCGGGCACTGGCCGCGGATCGTCGCGGTGATCGACGAGTTCCAGTACCTGTTCGCGGGCCGCGACCAGGTGACGGCGACGGCCACGCAGCTGCTGGAGGACATCGCGCGGCGCGGCCGGTCGCAGGGCATCCACCTGGTGCTGGCCAGCCAGGACGTCGCCGGCATCGAGGCGTTCTGGGGCAAGCCGGCGGTGTTCGAGCAGTGCACGCTGCGGATCGCGATGCCGAAGGCGCGGCGCGTGCTGGCCGAGACGAACAACGCGGCGGTGTCGGCACCGAAGTGGCACGCGGTGATCAACCACGACTCCGGCGTCGCGCACGGCAACCAGCTGGCCCACATCCCGGACGCGAGCAGCAAGAACGTGTTCGTCCGGCTGCAGCACCGGCTGTGGGAGGAGTACGCGGGCCGGTTCCCGCGGCCGCGTCTGTTCGACGGCGCGCACCAGCCGGTCCTGGAACGGTTCCCGGCGTACCTGGACCTCAAGCCGAACTCGAAGCCGCGGGCGCTGCTCGGCCAGTCGATCGACGTCACGGAGACGGCGTGCGGCGTCGACCTGCCGCGGGCGCCGGGCCGCAACGTCGCGGTGCTCGGGTCGGCCACCGCCGAAGCTCTGTCCATCATGGACTCGTCGGCGCGGTCGCTGTCCCGGCAGTACGAGCCGGGCGAGGCCGAGTTCGTGTTGAGCTGCCCGATCGAGTCGTGCGCCGACGCGGCGATGGAGCTGGCCTTGCGGCTGCGTGACGACGGCCACGCGGCGACCCTGGTGGAGGATCTGTCCGGGGTGCTCGAGTCGATGACGGGCTCGATGAGCAGCGGCGCGAAGATCCTGCTCCTGTACGGAGTCGACGCGGCCCTGCCGGTTTTGGAGACAAAGGCGGTCGGCCAGCTGAAGAGCGGGCTCGACCACCTGCGGGTGCTGCTGAAGCAGGGCCCTGGCCACGGCATCCACACGATCGGCTGGTGGCGCAGCATCGCCCGGCTGAAGGACACCCTGGGTTTCGGAGGCACGGACGACATCGGCACGTGGGCGGCCCTCGACGTCCAGGGCAACGAGCTCTCGCCGTTCGCGGCAGGCCAGGTGGTGCACTGGTCGCCGCGGCCGGGCCGCGCGCTGTTCTTCGACCGCACGACCCACGGCGCCCCCGAAGTGATCATCCCGTTCCAGCGTCCGGAGAACGCGCTATGA
- a CDS encoding HsdM family class I SAM-dependent methyltransferase — protein sequence MDDDATVSAADIARLAGVGRAAVSNWRRRYPDFPQPVGGTASSPLFGLSAVAGWFAARGKKFELSAGERAWQRLRALGDDLDLAGRVSRAGAFFAFQAGIFDTFDRKLDDPELLTLLSELTHRAGPVEAFELVCRRYFEAHSRRLSATPEPVAELMARLVGPVSTILDPACGFGALALASGAKTVLGQDSDPTTASIAALRLRLRGIEAEVYAVDALREDAFAGRTAEAVLCDPPFNERAWGHDELVGDERWEYGLPPRGEPELAWVQHCLAHVEPGGTVAILMPGAAAGRRSGKRIRGNLLRAGAVRAVVTLAPAGPDLWLLRRPVSGERPPSTVLLGEAGDDLSTVDTKWTGFLARPESGVRIIDLLDDDVDLTPARRRARDEDPGTAFQAVRGRFAELVPRLPSLEAADTEPVFTTIGELVKAGVVEVKHAARADAEHPVAEAGDVVASVTGIAYVHSGPSRPVGAGLTVYRVDADRLDADFLAGCLRAADLPATSASTRIDGRRVRIPRVPLAVQREYGQVFRRLAEFDDVLRQAAEIGRDLVRLGFAGLVEGRLRPGRQGNGC from the coding sequence ATGGACGACGACGCCACAGTCAGCGCGGCCGACATCGCGCGGCTCGCCGGGGTCGGCCGGGCCGCGGTGAGCAACTGGCGCCGCCGTTACCCGGACTTCCCGCAGCCGGTCGGCGGTACGGCGTCGAGCCCGTTGTTCGGCCTGTCCGCCGTGGCCGGCTGGTTCGCCGCGCGCGGCAAGAAGTTCGAGCTGAGTGCCGGCGAACGCGCGTGGCAGCGCCTGCGCGCTCTCGGCGACGACCTCGACCTGGCCGGACGCGTGAGCCGCGCGGGCGCCTTCTTCGCGTTCCAGGCCGGGATCTTCGACACCTTCGACCGCAAGCTCGACGACCCCGAGCTGCTGACTCTGCTCAGCGAGCTGACGCACCGGGCCGGCCCGGTCGAAGCGTTCGAACTGGTGTGCCGCAGGTACTTCGAGGCGCATTCGCGGCGGTTGTCGGCGACGCCGGAGCCGGTCGCCGAGCTGATGGCCCGGCTCGTCGGTCCGGTGTCGACGATCCTCGATCCCGCGTGCGGCTTCGGCGCGCTCGCGCTGGCGAGCGGCGCGAAAACCGTTCTGGGGCAGGACAGCGACCCGACGACGGCGTCGATCGCGGCGCTGCGGCTGCGGCTGCGCGGCATCGAAGCCGAGGTTTACGCGGTCGACGCGCTGCGCGAAGACGCCTTCGCCGGCCGGACCGCCGAAGCGGTGCTGTGCGATCCGCCGTTCAACGAACGGGCCTGGGGGCACGACGAACTGGTCGGCGACGAGCGCTGGGAGTACGGCCTGCCCCCGCGCGGCGAGCCCGAGCTCGCCTGGGTGCAGCACTGTCTCGCACACGTCGAACCCGGGGGCACCGTCGCCATCCTGATGCCGGGTGCGGCGGCCGGGCGGCGCAGCGGAAAACGCATCCGGGGCAACCTGTTGCGCGCGGGCGCGGTCCGCGCGGTCGTCACGCTGGCCCCGGCCGGCCCCGATCTCTGGCTGCTGCGGCGACCGGTCTCCGGCGAACGCCCGCCGTCCACGGTGCTGCTCGGCGAGGCGGGGGACGATCTGTCCACAGTGGACACGAAGTGGACCGGGTTCTTGGCCCGCCCCGAGTCCGGCGTGCGGATCATCGACCTGCTCGACGACGACGTCGACCTGACGCCGGCCCGGCGCCGAGCCAGGGACGAAGACCCCGGGACGGCCTTCCAGGCCGTGCGGGGCCGGTTCGCCGAGCTGGTTCCGCGGCTGCCGTCGCTCGAAGCAGCGGACACCGAACCGGTGTTCACGACGATCGGCGAGCTGGTCAAGGCGGGTGTGGTCGAGGTCAAGCACGCGGCCCGCGCGGACGCCGAGCACCCGGTGGCCGAGGCGGGGGACGTCGTGGCCTCGGTGACCGGGATCGCGTACGTCCACAGTGGACCGTCGCGGCCGGTCGGGGCCGGCCTCACCGTGTACCGGGTCGACGCGGATCGGCTGGACGCGGACTTCCTGGCCGGCTGCCTGCGCGCGGCGGACCTGCCCGCCACGTCGGCTTCGACCCGGATCGACGGCAGGCGCGTGCGGATCCCGCGCGTCCCGCTCGCCGTCCAGCGCGAATACGGCCAGGTCTTCCGGCGGCTGGCCGAGTTCGACGACGTCCTGCGGCAGGCGGCGGAAATCGGCCGTGACCTGGTGCGGTTAGGCTTCGCTGGACTTGTCGAAGGACGGCTCAGGCCGGGCCGTCAGGGGAACGGATGCTGA
- a CDS encoding CapA family protein, whose translation MITLVLGGDVNIQGRATPSSAFARLNPLLEGADLRFVNLEGPVDAAMTDALKSTGIDVVSVANDADHPPAALAVLDHAAIAHCGAGSNLDAAHAPAVLERSGTKVAFLAYTSLRLPGRAAQPDAPGVAQAFATTAYQPDPRVAEIPGRMPLVRTTPVPEHLDRLIADVKRAKAASDHVVVSMHWGLPGPELTEYQVAYGRAAIDAGADLVAGHGSHTIQAVEVYRGRPILYGLGNLASEWPDGLLAGCMFGDEPRLELIPVRRNADNECEPLAGDEAGTVLRYVAEVSALRSTTVTVRDGIASVPVGA comes from the coding sequence GTGATCACGCTCGTCCTCGGCGGAGACGTCAACATCCAGGGCCGCGCGACGCCGTCGTCGGCGTTCGCTCGACTGAATCCGCTGCTCGAAGGCGCCGACCTCCGGTTCGTGAACCTCGAAGGGCCCGTCGACGCAGCGATGACCGACGCGCTGAAGTCGACCGGCATCGACGTCGTCTCGGTCGCCAACGACGCCGACCATCCGCCGGCCGCCCTCGCGGTTCTCGACCATGCCGCGATCGCGCACTGCGGCGCAGGCTCGAACCTCGACGCCGCGCACGCACCCGCGGTACTCGAACGGTCCGGCACAAAGGTGGCTTTCCTCGCATACACCTCGCTCCGCCTCCCCGGCCGAGCCGCGCAGCCCGACGCCCCAGGTGTTGCGCAAGCGTTTGCGACCACGGCATACCAGCCCGATCCCCGCGTCGCGGAAATTCCGGGCCGCATGCCGCTCGTCCGCACGACGCCGGTCCCCGAGCACCTCGACCGGCTCATCGCCGACGTGAAGCGCGCGAAGGCCGCCAGTGACCACGTCGTCGTCTCGATGCACTGGGGCCTGCCTGGGCCCGAGCTGACCGAGTACCAGGTCGCGTACGGGCGCGCGGCGATCGACGCCGGCGCCGACCTGGTCGCCGGGCACGGATCGCACACCATCCAGGCCGTCGAGGTGTACCGCGGCCGGCCGATCCTCTACGGCCTCGGCAACCTCGCCTCCGAATGGCCGGACGGGCTCCTGGCCGGCTGCATGTTCGGCGACGAACCACGGCTCGAGCTCATCCCGGTGCGGCGGAACGCCGACAACGAGTGCGAACCGCTCGCCGGGGACGAAGCGGGCACGGTGCTCCGGTACGTCGCGGAGGTCTCGGCTCTGCGTTCCACCACGGTGACCGTCCGGGACGGGATCGCGTCGGTACCTGTTGGCGCGTAA
- a CDS encoding PP2C family protein-serine/threonine phosphatase: MTHDRYVLRYAAGSDVGKRRRVNEDAVYASSRLLAVADGIGGQPHGEVASATAIDVLRELEVDLRRIDLTSVDLAATLVGVVKSIDERLAEVASNEPTTEGMGTTLTTLLFDGVEFAAAHIGDSRGYLLREGGLRRLTRDHTLVQALVEDGRVAAEDAESHPRRSLLMKALQTAGSGDPDIWTFTAREGDRYLLCSDGLSGPVSEATLRDVLAAGSEPAEVIPELIRLANEGGGPDNITCVVADVTR; this comes from the coding sequence ATGACACACGATCGGTACGTCCTGCGGTACGCCGCCGGGTCGGACGTCGGCAAGCGACGCCGGGTCAACGAGGACGCGGTCTACGCGAGTTCCCGCCTGCTCGCCGTCGCCGACGGCATCGGCGGCCAGCCGCACGGCGAGGTCGCGAGCGCGACCGCGATCGACGTGCTGCGCGAGCTCGAGGTCGACCTGCGCCGGATCGACCTGACGAGTGTCGACCTCGCCGCGACACTGGTGGGCGTGGTCAAGTCGATCGACGAGCGACTGGCCGAAGTCGCCTCGAACGAGCCGACGACCGAAGGCATGGGCACGACGCTGACGACCCTCCTCTTCGACGGCGTCGAGTTCGCCGCGGCCCACATCGGCGACTCCCGCGGCTACCTCCTGCGCGAAGGCGGCCTGCGCCGGCTGACCCGCGACCACACGCTCGTACAGGCCCTGGTCGAAGACGGCCGCGTCGCCGCCGAGGACGCCGAGTCCCACCCGCGGCGTTCGCTGCTGATGAAGGCATTGCAGACGGCGGGCTCCGGCGACCCCGACATCTGGACGTTCACCGCCCGCGAGGGCGACCGGTACCTGCTGTGCTCGGACGGCTTGAGCGGCCCGGTCTCCGAAGCGACCCTGCGCGACGTGCTGGCGGCCGGCTCGGAGCCGGCCGAGGTGATCCCGGAACTGATCCGCCTGGCCAACGAAGGCGGCGGCCCGGACAACATCACCTGCGTCGTCGCCGACGTCACGCGCTGA
- a CDS encoding endonuclease/exonuclease/phosphatase family protein has product MTKTHRSKAVFTVAVASGLVLGGVAAPAALATPSADAVIAEVYGGGGNAGATLTSDFVELANHGAAAASLAGFSVQYLPGSASPSSTWQVTPLAGSVAPGGRYLVAEGKGAGGTVALPTPDATGAIAMSATAGTIALVSGTTALTCKTAADCAADARIKDLVGFGTATVREGNPTAAPSNTTSVARGTALADTDDNAADFTVGEPTPTNTAGESTGGDPGPAPTPAKIHDIQGTTRISPFKDKKVSGVTGVVTATRTFGSSRGFWVTDPNPDIDPRSSEGLFVFTGSTSPAVVAGDAVTATGTVREFYPDAPATSNYQSLTELSSAQWTVDSHGNALPAPTVLNPDTVPAPYAPSPGGNIEPLTLEPSKYALDFWEAHESEIVSVTDARVVGPSNSFNELYVTTKPDQHKSVRGGSVYLGYDQLNSGVMKVSSLIPFAERPFPKLNVGDVLTGTTSGPVEYSNFGGYTLFASVLGTEKDNGLQGETTRKQRSGELAVATYNVENLAPGDPQAKYDRLGEAIVTHLATPDIVNLEEIQDNTGATDDGTVAADQTLQKFTDAIVAKGGPRYQWRSIDPVNDQDGGQPGGNIRVVFLFNPDRVSFVDRPGGTSTTAVGVVRDHGKVHLTASPGRVDPANEAWTTSRKPLAGEFVFKGRTVFVIANHFNSKGGDQPTHGRFQPPTRSSEVQRAKQATVLRGFVDQLLAADRNANIVVAGDLNDYPFSPAVQTLTAGGALKDLIASVPEAERYSYVFEGQSQVLDHILASRAPRGVDYDVVHINAEFADQASDHDPQVIRFRPSAGNAFEDGIWDLLDCLEQLLNRH; this is encoded by the coding sequence GTGACCAAGACCCACAGATCCAAGGCCGTCTTCACGGTGGCCGTCGCGTCGGGCCTGGTGCTCGGCGGCGTGGCGGCACCGGCGGCGCTCGCCACACCGAGCGCCGACGCGGTCATCGCCGAGGTCTACGGCGGTGGGGGCAACGCCGGAGCGACGCTCACCAGCGACTTCGTCGAACTCGCCAACCACGGCGCCGCAGCCGCGAGCCTCGCCGGCTTCAGCGTCCAGTACCTGCCCGGTTCGGCGAGCCCGTCGAGCACCTGGCAGGTGACGCCGCTGGCCGGCAGTGTCGCGCCGGGCGGGCGCTACCTCGTGGCCGAGGGCAAGGGGGCCGGCGGGACCGTCGCGCTGCCCACGCCGGACGCGACCGGCGCGATCGCGATGTCGGCGACCGCCGGCACGATCGCCCTCGTCTCCGGCACCACCGCGCTGACCTGCAAGACCGCGGCCGACTGCGCTGCCGACGCGCGGATCAAGGACCTCGTCGGGTTCGGCACGGCGACCGTGCGCGAGGGCAACCCGACCGCGGCGCCGTCGAACACGACATCCGTCGCGCGCGGCACGGCACTGGCCGACACCGACGACAACGCCGCCGACTTCACCGTCGGCGAGCCGACCCCGACCAACACCGCGGGCGAGTCGACCGGCGGGGACCCCGGCCCGGCGCCGACCCCGGCGAAGATCCACGACATCCAGGGCACCACACGGATTTCGCCCTTCAAGGACAAGAAGGTCTCCGGCGTCACCGGCGTCGTCACCGCGACCCGGACGTTCGGCTCGTCGCGCGGTTTCTGGGTCACCGACCCCAATCCGGACATCGACCCGCGGAGCAGCGAGGGCCTGTTCGTCTTCACCGGTTCGACGAGCCCGGCCGTCGTGGCCGGCGACGCGGTGACCGCGACCGGCACCGTCCGCGAGTTCTACCCGGACGCGCCCGCGACGTCGAACTACCAGTCGCTCACCGAGCTGAGCAGTGCACAGTGGACGGTCGACTCGCACGGGAACGCCCTCCCGGCGCCGACGGTGCTGAACCCGGACACCGTCCCGGCGCCGTACGCGCCGTCGCCCGGCGGGAACATCGAGCCGCTCACGCTGGAGCCCTCGAAGTACGCGCTCGACTTCTGGGAGGCGCACGAGAGCGAGATCGTTTCGGTCACCGACGCCCGGGTCGTCGGCCCGTCGAACTCGTTCAACGAGCTGTATGTGACGACCAAGCCGGACCAGCACAAGTCGGTCCGCGGCGGCAGCGTCTACCTGGGGTATGACCAGCTGAACAGCGGCGTCATGAAGGTTTCGTCGCTGATCCCGTTCGCCGAGCGGCCGTTCCCGAAGCTCAACGTCGGTGACGTGCTGACCGGCACCACGTCCGGACCGGTCGAGTACAGCAACTTCGGTGGCTACACGCTGTTCGCCAGCGTGCTCGGCACCGAGAAGGACAACGGGCTGCAGGGCGAGACCACGCGCAAGCAGCGTTCCGGCGAGCTCGCGGTCGCGACGTACAACGTCGAGAACCTGGCACCGGGCGACCCGCAGGCGAAGTACGACCGGCTCGGCGAGGCGATCGTGACGCACCTGGCGACGCCGGACATCGTGAACCTGGAGGAGATCCAGGACAACACGGGCGCGACCGACGACGGCACGGTCGCGGCGGACCAGACGCTGCAGAAGTTCACCGACGCCATCGTCGCGAAGGGCGGCCCGCGCTACCAATGGCGCTCGATCGACCCGGTGAACGACCAGGACGGCGGTCAGCCGGGCGGCAACATCCGCGTCGTGTTCCTGTTCAACCCGGACCGTGTGTCCTTTGTGGACCGCCCGGGCGGGACGTCGACGACGGCCGTCGGCGTGGTCCGTGACCACGGCAAGGTGCACCTGACGGCGTCCCCGGGCCGCGTCGACCCCGCGAACGAGGCGTGGACGACCAGCCGCAAGCCCCTCGCGGGCGAGTTCGTGTTCAAGGGCCGCACGGTGTTCGTCATCGCCAACCACTTCAACTCCAAGGGCGGTGACCAGCCGACGCACGGCCGGTTCCAGCCGCCGACGCGCAGTTCGGAGGTGCAGCGGGCGAAGCAGGCGACGGTGCTTCGCGGCTTCGTCGACCAGCTCCTGGCGGCGGACCGCAATGCCAACATCGTCGTGGCGGGCGACCTGAACGACTACCCGTTCTCGCCCGCGGTCCAGACGCTGACGGCCGGTGGTGCGCTGAAGGACCTGATCGCGTCGGTTCCGGAAGCCGAGCGGTACAGCTACGTGTTCGAGGGCCAGTCGCAGGTGCTGGACCACATCCTGGCGTCGAGGGCGCCGCGCGGGGTGGACTACGACGTCGTCCACATCAACGCGGAGTTCGCCGACCAGGCCAGCGACCACGACCCGCAGGTGATCCGGTTCCGGCCGAGCGCGGGCAATGCGTTCGAGGACGGGATCTGGGACCTGCTCGACTGCCTGGAACAGCTGCTGAACAGGCATTAG
- a CDS encoding YbaB/EbfC family nucleoid-associated protein has translation MSDNARLIEEMRWQLKQIEDRKAENQRLLAGIAGSNHTTVVSPDRSVTVLAGPGGIVSEVRLAPEALRFDAVTLSRTITAAIREAVAAGRPPVQPQPPRPVPQAQAQPRRRPVPVDDDTPYDTVFDV, from the coding sequence ATGAGCGACAACGCGCGGCTGATCGAGGAAATGCGCTGGCAGCTCAAGCAGATCGAAGACCGCAAGGCCGAAAACCAGCGCCTCCTCGCGGGCATCGCCGGCAGCAACCACACGACCGTCGTCTCGCCGGATCGGAGCGTCACGGTGCTCGCCGGGCCCGGTGGGATCGTCAGCGAGGTGCGTCTCGCGCCCGAAGCCCTGCGGTTCGACGCCGTCACGCTCAGCCGGACCATCACCGCCGCCATCCGGGAGGCCGTCGCCGCCGGACGGCCACCAGTCCAACCCCAGCCGCCGCGCCCGGTGCCACAGGCACAGGCGCAACCACGACGGCGGCCGGTTCCGGTGGACGACGACACTCCCTATGACACAGTGTTCGACGTTTAG